In the Rhinatrema bivittatum chromosome 6, aRhiBiv1.1, whole genome shotgun sequence genome, one interval contains:
- the ACSL4 gene encoding long-chain-fatty-acid--CoA ligase 4 isoform X2: MAKRIKAKPVSDRPGSSYRALSHFNSLATIDFPGADTLDKLFQHAVSKFGKKDCLGTRELLSEENEKQPNGKVFKKLILGDYKWLSYEEVDVKVNNLGSGLAALGMRPKCTVAIFCETRAEWMIAAQACFKYNFPLVTLYATLGEEAVTYGLNESGATHLITSTELLETKLKNKLAEVACLRHIIYVGKQSISKSAYPEGLHIHSMQAVEELGAKPELKVPPSRPLPTDLAVVMYTSGSTGRPKGVMMVHSNLISGMTGQCERIPGLGPKDTYIGYLPLAHVLEMTAEVSCITYGCRIGYSSPLTLSDQSSKIKKGSKGDCTVLKPTLMAAVPEIMDRIYKNVMSKVQEMNYIQRTLFKIGYDYKLEQIKRGYDAPLCNLLLFKKVKALLGGNVRMMLSGGAPLSPQTQRFMNICFCCPVGQGYGLTETCGAGTITEVSDYSTGRVGAPLICCEVKLRDWQEGGYTTLDQPHPRGEIIIGGPNVSMGYFKDENKTREDFSVDENGQRWFCTGDIGELHPDGCLQIIDRKKDLVKLQAGEYVSLGKVEAALKNCPLIDNICAYANSHQSYVISFVVPNQKKLTSLAQQRGVSGSWEDICNHSSMEHEVLKEIKEVANTMKLERFEIPIKVRLSPEPWTPETGLVTDAFKLKRKELKNHYQNDIERMYGGK, encoded by the exons ATGGCAAAGCGCATTAAAGCGAAGCCCGTCTCGGACCGTCCAGGGAGCTCGTACCGGGCCCTTAGCCACTTTAATTCGTTGGCCACAATAGACTTCCCTGGAGCAGACACGCTGGACAAGCTGTTTCAGCATGCGGTATCAAAGTTTGGGAAGAAGGACTGCCTTGGGACCAGGGAGCTGCTGAGCGAGGAGAATGAAAAGCAGCCTAACGGCAAAGTATTTAAAAAG CTCATCCTGGGAGACTACAAGTGGCTGAGCTATGAAGAAGTCGACGTGAAGGTGAATAACCTGGGGAGCGGCCTGGCTGCACTGGGAATGAGGCCAAAGTGTACTGTTGCCATTTTCTGCGAGACCCGGGCAGAGTGGATGATAGCAGCTCAAGCTTGTTTCAAGTACAACTTTCCAC ttgtaACTTTATATGCTACCCTTGGGGAGGAAGCAGTAACTTATGGACTAAATGAATCGGGAGCTACGCATCTCATTACCAGCACTGAACTTCTAGAAACCAAACTCAAG AATAAATTGGCGGAAGTTGCATGCCTCAGACACATTATTTATGTGGGTAAGCAGAGCATCAGTAAATCTGCGTACCCGGAAGGACTCCATATACACAGCATGCAGGCGGTGGAGGAGCTGGGAGCCAAGCCAGAGC TGAAAGTTCCTCCGAGCAGGCCCCTGCCCACAGACCTAGCAGTAGTGATGTATACCAGCGGCTCCACTGGCCGACCAAAAGGCGTGATGATGGTCCATAGTAACCTGATATCTGGAATGACAGGCCAGTGTGAGAGAATACCGGGCCTGGG CCCAAAGGACACCTACATCGGTTATTTACCTTTGGCTCACGTCCTCGAGATGACGGCAGAGGTTTCCTGCATCACCTATGGTTGTAGGATTGGCTACTCGTCCCCGCTTACGCTGTCTGACCAG TCCAGTAAAATAAAGAAGGGAAGCAAAGGGGATTGCACTGTACTGAAGCCAACACTGATGGCTGCCGTACCC GAAATCATGGATCGTATTTATAAGAATGTCATGAGTAAAGTGCAGGAAATGAACTACATCCAGAGAACCCTGTTTAAGATTGGTTATGACTACAAACTGGAACAGATTAAAAGGGGATACGATGCTCCCTTGTGCAACCT GTTATTATTTAAAAAGGTGAAGGCCTTGTTAGGAGGGAATGTGCGGATGATGCTGTCAGGAGgagctcccctctcccctcagacTCAAAGGTTTATGAACATTTGCTTCTGCTGTCCGGTTGGCCAGGGCTATGGATTAACAGAAACCTGTGGTGCAGGCACAATCACTGAAG ttTCTGACTACAGCACTGGCAGAGTTGGGGCACCTCTTATTTGCTGTGAAGTAAAGCTGAGAGACTGGCAGGAAG GGGGTTACACTACTCTAGACCAGCCACATCCCAGAGGAGAGATTATAATCGGTGGGCCTAATGTTTCCATGGGATACTTTAAAGATGAAAACAAGACGCGAGAGGATTTCTCTGTGGATGAAAACGGACAGAGATGGTTTTGTACAGGAGATATTGGAGAGCTTCACCCTGACGGTTGTTTGCAGATCATAG ATCGGAAAAAAGACTTGGTGAAGCTGCAAGCGGGAGAGTACGTATCTCTGGGCAAAGTGGAGGCCGCCCTGAAGAACTGCCCACTCATTGACAACATCTGCGCATATGCGAATAG TCACCAGTCCTATGTGATCAGCTTTGTGGTTCCAAATCAGAAGAAGCTCACCTCTCTGGCCCAGCAGAGGGGCGTATCGGGGTCTTGGGAAGACATCTGTAACCATTCCTCTATGGAGCATGAAGTATTAAAAGAGATTAAAGAAGTAGCAAATACGA
- the ACSL4 gene encoding long-chain-fatty-acid--CoA ligase 4 isoform X1, which produces MMLKGEVHTVFLLPVYLLIFVYSCFTFIPWYFLTNAKKKKDMAKRIKAKPVSDRPGSSYRALSHFNSLATIDFPGADTLDKLFQHAVSKFGKKDCLGTRELLSEENEKQPNGKVFKKLILGDYKWLSYEEVDVKVNNLGSGLAALGMRPKCTVAIFCETRAEWMIAAQACFKYNFPLVTLYATLGEEAVTYGLNESGATHLITSTELLETKLKNKLAEVACLRHIIYVGKQSISKSAYPEGLHIHSMQAVEELGAKPELKVPPSRPLPTDLAVVMYTSGSTGRPKGVMMVHSNLISGMTGQCERIPGLGPKDTYIGYLPLAHVLEMTAEVSCITYGCRIGYSSPLTLSDQSSKIKKGSKGDCTVLKPTLMAAVPEIMDRIYKNVMSKVQEMNYIQRTLFKIGYDYKLEQIKRGYDAPLCNLLLFKKVKALLGGNVRMMLSGGAPLSPQTQRFMNICFCCPVGQGYGLTETCGAGTITEVSDYSTGRVGAPLICCEVKLRDWQEGGYTTLDQPHPRGEIIIGGPNVSMGYFKDENKTREDFSVDENGQRWFCTGDIGELHPDGCLQIIDRKKDLVKLQAGEYVSLGKVEAALKNCPLIDNICAYANSHQSYVISFVVPNQKKLTSLAQQRGVSGSWEDICNHSSMEHEVLKEIKEVANTMKLERFEIPIKVRLSPEPWTPETGLVTDAFKLKRKELKNHYQNDIERMYGGK; this is translated from the exons ATGATGCTAAAGGGAGAGGTGCACACCGTGTTTTTGCTTCCTGTCTACTTGTTAATATTTGTGTACAGTTGCTTTACATTCATACCATGGTATTTTCTCACCAACGCCAAGAAGAAAAAGGATATGGCAAAGCGCATTAAAGCGAAGCCCGTCTCGGACCGTCCAGGGAGCTCGTACCGGGCCCTTAGCCACTTTAATTCGTTGGCCACAATAGACTTCCCTGGAGCAGACACGCTGGACAAGCTGTTTCAGCATGCGGTATCAAAGTTTGGGAAGAAGGACTGCCTTGGGACCAGGGAGCTGCTGAGCGAGGAGAATGAAAAGCAGCCTAACGGCAAAGTATTTAAAAAG CTCATCCTGGGAGACTACAAGTGGCTGAGCTATGAAGAAGTCGACGTGAAGGTGAATAACCTGGGGAGCGGCCTGGCTGCACTGGGAATGAGGCCAAAGTGTACTGTTGCCATTTTCTGCGAGACCCGGGCAGAGTGGATGATAGCAGCTCAAGCTTGTTTCAAGTACAACTTTCCAC ttgtaACTTTATATGCTACCCTTGGGGAGGAAGCAGTAACTTATGGACTAAATGAATCGGGAGCTACGCATCTCATTACCAGCACTGAACTTCTAGAAACCAAACTCAAG AATAAATTGGCGGAAGTTGCATGCCTCAGACACATTATTTATGTGGGTAAGCAGAGCATCAGTAAATCTGCGTACCCGGAAGGACTCCATATACACAGCATGCAGGCGGTGGAGGAGCTGGGAGCCAAGCCAGAGC TGAAAGTTCCTCCGAGCAGGCCCCTGCCCACAGACCTAGCAGTAGTGATGTATACCAGCGGCTCCACTGGCCGACCAAAAGGCGTGATGATGGTCCATAGTAACCTGATATCTGGAATGACAGGCCAGTGTGAGAGAATACCGGGCCTGGG CCCAAAGGACACCTACATCGGTTATTTACCTTTGGCTCACGTCCTCGAGATGACGGCAGAGGTTTCCTGCATCACCTATGGTTGTAGGATTGGCTACTCGTCCCCGCTTACGCTGTCTGACCAG TCCAGTAAAATAAAGAAGGGAAGCAAAGGGGATTGCACTGTACTGAAGCCAACACTGATGGCTGCCGTACCC GAAATCATGGATCGTATTTATAAGAATGTCATGAGTAAAGTGCAGGAAATGAACTACATCCAGAGAACCCTGTTTAAGATTGGTTATGACTACAAACTGGAACAGATTAAAAGGGGATACGATGCTCCCTTGTGCAACCT GTTATTATTTAAAAAGGTGAAGGCCTTGTTAGGAGGGAATGTGCGGATGATGCTGTCAGGAGgagctcccctctcccctcagacTCAAAGGTTTATGAACATTTGCTTCTGCTGTCCGGTTGGCCAGGGCTATGGATTAACAGAAACCTGTGGTGCAGGCACAATCACTGAAG ttTCTGACTACAGCACTGGCAGAGTTGGGGCACCTCTTATTTGCTGTGAAGTAAAGCTGAGAGACTGGCAGGAAG GGGGTTACACTACTCTAGACCAGCCACATCCCAGAGGAGAGATTATAATCGGTGGGCCTAATGTTTCCATGGGATACTTTAAAGATGAAAACAAGACGCGAGAGGATTTCTCTGTGGATGAAAACGGACAGAGATGGTTTTGTACAGGAGATATTGGAGAGCTTCACCCTGACGGTTGTTTGCAGATCATAG ATCGGAAAAAAGACTTGGTGAAGCTGCAAGCGGGAGAGTACGTATCTCTGGGCAAAGTGGAGGCCGCCCTGAAGAACTGCCCACTCATTGACAACATCTGCGCATATGCGAATAG TCACCAGTCCTATGTGATCAGCTTTGTGGTTCCAAATCAGAAGAAGCTCACCTCTCTGGCCCAGCAGAGGGGCGTATCGGGGTCTTGGGAAGACATCTGTAACCATTCCTCTATGGAGCATGAAGTATTAAAAGAGATTAAAGAAGTAGCAAATACGA